A genomic stretch from Deltaproteobacteria bacterium includes:
- a CDS encoding FAD-binding protein → MAGESYETHDYDVVVVGAGGAGLRAAIEAHDKGCKTAIICKSLLGKAHTVMAEGGIAAAMG, encoded by the coding sequence ATGGCCGGCGAGAGCTACGAGACACACGATTACGATGTGGTCGTGGTGGGGGCCGGCGGCGCTGGGCTGCGGGCCGCCATCGAGGCCCACGACAAGGGGTGCAAGACCGCCATCATCTGCAAGTCGCTCCTGGGCAAGGCCCACACGGTCATGGCCGAGGGCGGCATCGCCGCCGCCATGGGCA